From a single Phragmites australis chromosome 7, lpPhrAust1.1, whole genome shotgun sequence genomic region:
- the LOC133923825 gene encoding L-type lectin-domain containing receptor kinase SIT2-like, which produces MPMEFFLLCLLSLGNLATFATGDDRFAYSGFTGANLTLDGTATVTPEGLLVLTNGTANLIGHAINPTPLHFRRRPDGTVESFSVSFVFGIQSINPDVSVDGMAFFVSRSNNFSNAFASQFLGLLNDQNDGNKSNHIFAVELDTFQNTELQDINDNHVGIDINSLHSKQSHSAGFYEDSSGAFKNLSLNSGEAMRVWVSYDGGDTQINVTMAPLRAAKPARPLLSLTYNLSAVLIDPAYIGFSSATGPVSTRYFLLGWSFSLNSLAPDIDIAKLPKLPRVGPKPSSRILVIITPISTAVFIITMGTIIILLVLRRRRYAELREDWEVEFGPHRYKYKDLYQATEGFRNKHLLGVGGFGKVYKGVLPGSKLEVAVKVVSHDSRQGMKEFITEVVSIGRLRHRNLVPLLGYCRRKHELILVYDYMPNGSLDKYLYHDGEKSTLDWAQRFQIIRDIARGLLYLHEKWEKVVIHRDIKASNILLDINMNGRLGDFGLARLYDHGSGPQTTRVVGTIGYIAPEMVRTGKASPLTDVFAFGMFLLEVSCGRRPFKETSTGQGFRLVDFVLEHWHNGSLMEALDTRLQGHCNVNEACLVFNLALLCLHPVPNGRPSMRQAMQYLDGDTPLPELAPMGLSGSMPSLMQDIGFSPSVMSYPTSFGTISSLSGGR; this is translated from the coding sequence ATGCCAATGGAGTTTTTCCTTCTTTGCCTCCTTTCCCTTGGCAATCTCGCAACTTTTGCTACCGGTGACGATAGATTTGCCTACTCCGGCTTCACTGGTGCTAACCTCACCCTTGATGGCACTGCCACGGTCACACCAGAGGGACTCCTTGTGCTAACCAATGGCACGGCCAACCTCATTGGCCATGCAATCAACCCGACTCCCCTGCACTTCCGCAGGAGGCCTGACGGCACGGTGGAATCATTCTCGGTCTCCTTTGTGTTCGGAATCCAGTCTATCAACCCCGATGTAAGTGTCGATGGAATGGCTTTTTTTGTCTCTAGAAGCAATAATTTCTCCAACGCGTTTGCAAGCCAGTTCTTGGGCCTCCTGAATGATCAAAATGATGGCAACAAGAGCAACCACATCTTTGCAGTTGAGCTTGATACATTCCAAAACACCGAGCTCCAAGACATCAATGACAACCATGTTGGTATTGACATAAACAGCCTACACTCCAAACAGTCCCACTCCGCTGGATTCTATGAAGACAGTAGTGGCGCCTTCAAAAACTTAAGCCTTAATAGTGGTGAGGCGATGCGAGTGTGGGTCAGCTACGATGGAGGGGACACACAAATCAACGTGACCATGGCTCCCCTCCGAGCAGCCAAACCTGCCAGGCCACTACTTTCACTCACCTATAACCTTTCTGCAGTTCTCATCGACCCAGCATACATCGGCTTCTCATCAGCAACTGGCCCAGTCAGCACACGGTATTTTCTTCTTGGGTGGAGCTTCAGCTTGAATAGCCTTGCTCCAGATATCGACATTGCTAAACTCCCAAAGTTACCTCGTGTTGGCCCAAAGCCTAGCTCCAGGATCTTAGTGATCATCACTCCAATTTCCACTGCAGTGTTCATCATCACTATGGGCACCATCATCATTCTACTTGTGCTAAGACGAAGAAGGTATGCTGAACTGCGAGAGGATTGGGAGGTCGAGTTCGGGCCACACCGATACAAGTACAAGGATTTGTACCAAGCAACAGAAGGATTTAGGAACAAGCACCTACTTGGTGTAGGAGGATTTGGGAAGGTGTACAAAGGAGTGCTTCCTGGGTCTAAATTGGAAGTTGCGgtgaaagtggtgtcccatgaTTCAAGGCAGGGGATGAAGGAATTCATCACTGAGGTTGTGAGCATTGGTCGGTTGCGACACCGTAACCTTGTACCGTTACTTGGTTACTGTCGGAGAAAACATGAACTCATTTTGGTGTATGACTATATGCCAAATGGTAGTCTTGATAAGTATTTGTACCACGATGGGGAGAAGTCCACATTGGATTGGGCCCAAAGGTTTCAGATCATTAGGGATATAGCCCGTGGCTTGCTCTACCTTCATGAGAAATGGGAGAAAGTTGTCATACATCGAgacatcaaggcaagcaacatCCTCCTCGATATCAATATGAATGGGCGGCTAGGTGACTTTGGGCTTGCAAGGCTATATGACCACGGTAGTGGCCCACAAACCACACGTGTGGTGGGCACTATCGGTTACATAGCCCCTGAGATGGTGCGCACTGGCAAGGCATCCCCTCTTACAGATGTGTTTGCATTCGGCATGTTCCTTCTGGAGGTTTCTTGTGGGCGCAGACCTTTTAAGGAAACCTCGACAGGGCAGGGGTTCAGATTGGTCGACTTTGTACTTGAGCATTGGCACAATGGATCTCTTATGGAAGCCTTGGACACAAGACTCCAAGGACACTGTAATGTCAACGAGGCATGCCTGGTATTCAACCTTGCGCTTCTGTGCCTGCATCCAGTTCCAAATGGAAGGCCAAGCATGCGGCAAGCTATGCAGTACCTGGACGGGGACACGCCATTGCCAGAGTTGGCGCCAATGGGTCTGAGTGGCAGTATGCCCTCCTTGATGCAAGACATAGGCTTCAGCCCGTCAGTTATGTCATATCCGACGAGCTTCGGCACAATTTCAAGCCTATCGGGAGGACGCTGA
- the LOC133923826 gene encoding L-type lectin-domain containing receptor kinase SIT1-like, with product MFDMKPMSLVLRLMILFFSLKLAAITTGSDHFVFSGFSNSDINLDGAATVLPNGLLYLTNGTAMIRGHAFYPTPLRFREFSNSTVHSFSVSFVFGILPPYPSHGIAFFVAPSKNFSSAVAVQYMGLLNKQSNGNVTNHIFAVELDPVQNSEFHDINDNHVGIDINSLQSMQSYSAGFYDGKNGNFENLSLISGAAMQVWVDYNAKTSEINVTMAPLHVEKPVRPLLSATYNLSTLITELAYVGFSSSTGKIKSQNYVLGWSFGMNSPAPAIDVTKLPRLPHVSTKDRSKILEISVPMAIAMVLIATGTTIFLLVQRHLRYAELREDWEFEYGPHRFLYKDLFDATQGFRDKHLVGSGGFGTVYKGVLRVSKLEIAVKRVLHSSQQGMKEFIMEIVSLGRLQHRNLVQLLGYCRRKGELFLVYDYMPNGSLDKYLYSQENNLYLGWAQRFHIIKGIASALLYLHEEWEKVVIHRDIKPSNVLLDNEMNARLGDFGLARLHDHNIEPQSTQVVGTIGYLAPELASISKATPHTDVFSFGIFILEVTCGKKPIIESNQENQLMLVDWVLEHWHKGSLTDTVDTRLEDEEQFENLQTKCLKSLSSKLEEASVLEYSDPSF from the exons ATGTTCGACATGAAGCCCATGTCCTTGGTTCTACGACTTATGATCCTCTTCTTTAGCCTTAAACTAGCAGCCATTACCACTGGCAGTGACCATTTTGTCTTCTCTGGCTTCTCCAACTCCGACATCAATCTTGATGGAGCGGCCACTGTGTTGCCAAATGGTCTACTCTACTTGACCAATGGCACTGCCATGATCAGGGGGCATGCGTTCTACCCGACTCCATTGCGTTTCCGTGAGTTCTCCAACAGCACCGTCCATTCCTTCTCTGTCTCATTTGTGTTCGGCATCCTCCCACCCTATCCCAGTCATGGCATCGCCTTTTTTGTTGCACCAAGCAAGAATTTCTCGTCCGCAGTAGCCGTACAATACATGGGTCTCCTCAACAAACAGAGCAATGGCAACGTAACCAACCACATCTTTGCGGTTGAGCTTGATCCTGTCCAAAACAGCGAGTTCCATGACATCAATGACAACCATGTCGGCATTGACATCAACAGTCTTCAATCGATGCAATCCTACTCTGCTGGATTCTATGATGGTAAAAATGGCAATTTCGAGAACCTGAGCCTCATCAGTGGTGCGGCGATGCAAGTCTGGGTGGACTACAACGCGAAGACATCAGAAATTAACGTGACCATGGCTCCATTGCATGTGGAGAAACCAGTGAGGCCACTACTCTCAGCCACCTACAACCTTTCAACATTGATCACAGAGCTGGCATACGTCGGCTTCTCATCTTCTACAGGCAAAATCAAATCACAAAACTATGTGCTTGGATGGAGTTTTGGCATGAATTCTCCTGCTCCAGCTATCGACGTCACCAAGCTGCCGAGGTTGCCTCATGTTAGCACAAAGGATCGATCAAAGATTCTGGAGATCAGTGTACCAATGGCAATAGCGATGGTTCTCATTGCAACTGGTACTACtattttcttacttgttcaaaGGCATTTGAGATATGCTGAGTTACGAGAAGATTGGGAGTTCGAGTATGGACCACACCGGTTCTTGTATAAAGATTTATTTGATGCCACACAAGGATTCAGGGACAAGcacctggtaggaagtggaggaTTTGGGACGGTGTACAAAGGAGTGCTTCGTGTATCTAAATTAGAGATAGCTGTGAAGAGGGTGTTGCACAGCTCGCAGCAAGgcatgaaggagttcatcatggaAATTGTTAGCCTGGGTCGCCTCCAACACCGCAATCTTGTGCAGTTACTTGGTTATTGTCGACGAAAAGGTGAACTCTTTTTAGTATATGATTACATGCCAAATGGAAGCCTAGACAAATACTTATATAGTCAAGAGAACAATCTTTATCTTGGTTGGGCTCAAAGGTTTCATATCATCAAAGGCATTGCATCTGCATTGTTGTATCTCCATGAGGAGTGGGAGAAAGTTGTCATTCATCGAGACATCAAGCCAAGCAATGTGCTACTCGACAATGAGATGAATGCACGTCTTGGTGACTTTGGCCTAGCAAGATTGCATGACCATAACATTGAACCACAAAGCACACAGGTTGTTGGTACCATAGGATACCTAGCTCCAGAGCTGGCATCCATTAGCAAGGCAACTCCTCATACTGATGTCTTTTCTTTTGGCATATTCATTCTTGAAGTCACATGTGGAAAAAAACCTATAATAGAAAGCAATCAAGAAAACCAACTCATGCTGGTGGACTGGGTGCTCGAGCATTGGCACAAAGGGTCACTCACTGATACAGTGGATACTAGGCTCGAAG atgaggagcagttcgagaacctcCAGACCAAgtgtttgaagagtctgagcagcaaattggaagaggcaagtgtccttgaatattctGATCCCAGTTTTTAA
- the LOC133923827 gene encoding hexose carrier protein HEX6-like: MAVRSSSVMALGVAPESQDQRRYGSRITAFVLLSCVAAGMGGVIFGYDIGVSGGVSSMDAFLRRFFPEVYQRMKGGKRVSNYCRFDSQLLTVFTSSLYLAGLITTFFASTITARCGRRPSMIVAGAAIIAGAALGGAAVDLSMVIFGRVLLGVGLGFGNQAVPLYLSEMAPPSRRGAFSNGFQLCVGLGSLVAQLVNFGTEKINGGWGWRVSLAVAAVPAGFLAVGALFLPETPNSLVQQGEDRHKVRALLIKIRGTDDEGVENELDDIVAADRYKATARRGLKMMVSERRYRPQLVMAVMIPFFQQVTGINAIAFYAPVLLRTVGMGESAALLSVVVKQTVGVGATLASMFAVDRLGRRTLFLVGGAQMLVSQVMIGSIMATQLGDQGEVSKACALVLITLIGVYQAGFGWSWGPLGWLVPSEIFPLEVRSAGQSIAVAVNFLLTTVVAQSFLAMLCHMKAGIFFFFAAWLVVMTAFVYLLLPETKGLPIEQVERLWGHHWFWKRFVERDSEKEEARAINDCP, from the exons ATGGCAGTCCGTTCAAGCTCAGTCATGGCACTCGGCGTGGCTCCCGAAAGCCAAGACCAACGCCGCTACGGCAGCCGGATCACCGCCTTCGTCTTGCTCTCGTGCGTCGCCGCTGGCATGGGCGGCGTCATCTTCGGCTACGacatcggagtctccg GCGGTGTGTCGTCAATGGACGCGTTCCTGCGGCGGTTCTTCCCGGAGGTGTACCAGCGGATGAAGGGCGGCAAGCGCGTCAGCAACTACTGCCGATTCGACAGCCAGCTGCTCACCGTTTTCACGTCCTCGCTCTATCTCGCCGGCCTCATCACCACGTTCTTCGCCTCGACGATCACCGCCAGGTGCGGCCGCCGCCCCTCCATGATCgtggctggtgccgccattatCGCTGGCGCCGCATTGGGGGGAGCGGCCGTGGATCTTTCCATGGTGATCTTTGGCCGTGTTCTCCTCGGCGTGGGCCTCGGCTTCGGTAATCAG GCGGTGCCTCTGTACCTGTCGGAAATGGCTCCGCCGTCGCGTCGAGGTGCGTTCAGTAACGGCTTCCAGCTCTGCGTCGGCTTAGGATCCCTCGTCGCGCAGCTGGTCAACTTCGGCACGGAGAAGATCAACGGCGGCTGGGGCTGGAGAGTGtcgctcgccgtcgccgccgtcccTGCCGGGTTCCTCGCCGTCGGCGCGCTCTTCCTTCCGGAGACGCCCAACAGCCTCGTCCAGCAAGGCGAAGaccgccacaaagtcagagcACTTCTGATAAAGATCCGGGGCACCGACGACGAAGGAGTCGAGAACGAACTGGACGACATCGTCGCCGCAGACCGGTACAAGGCCACAGCCAGGCGCGGCCTGAAGATGATGGTCTCCGAGAGGCGGTACCGCCCACAGCTCGTAATGGCCGTGATGATACCCTTCTTCCAGCAGGTGACTGGGATCAATGCTATCGCGTTCTACGCGCCGGTCCTGCTGCGCACCGTGGGCATGGGCGAGAGCGCGGCGCTCTTGTCAGTAGTCGTCAAGCAGACGGTCGGCGTCGGCGCAACGCTGGCGTCGATGTTCGCCGTGGACCGGCTCGGCCGGCGGACCCTCTTCCTCGTCGGCGGTGCCCAGATGCTGGTGTCGCAGGTCATGATCGGAAGCATCATGGCGACCCAGCTCGGCGACCAAGGCGAGGTGAGCAAGGCGTGCGCGCTGGTGCTCATCACCCTGATCGGCGTGTATCAGGCCGGGTTCGGGTGGTCGTGGGGTCCGTTGGGGTGGCTTGTGCCTAGCGAGATCTTCCCGCTGGAGGTGAGATCGGCCGGGCAGAGCATCGCGGTGGCGGTGAACTTCCTGCTCACGACGGTCGTGGCGCAGTCGTTCCTGGCCATGCTGTGCCACATGAAGGCcggcatcttcttcttcttcgcggcGTGGCTCGTGGTCATGACCGCCTTTGTGTACCTCCTCCTGCCGGAGACCAAGGGCCTGCCCATCGAGCAGGTTGAGAGGCTCTGGGGTCACCACTGGTTCTGGAAGAGGTTCGTCGAAAGAGACTCCGAGAAAGAAGAAGCCAGAGCCATTAACGACTGTCCCTGA
- the LOC133923828 gene encoding BTB/POZ and MATH domain-containing protein 2-like isoform X2, giving the protein MASTAAGGKLERSASAIIADATSGHHILKIDGYSRTKGTPTGEFIKSHPFTMGDHCWCIQYYPSGKDSESADYISLFVFLNESVTKAVKAQFKLRFVDEAEEQTLSLTSEEIRNFESYRGWGQPRFIEREALERSKHLKDDSFMVRCDVIIINEIRTEEISMAEAATIPAFVSVPPSDLHQHLGDLLQTEKGADVVFEVGGETFAAHRCVLGARSPVFSAELYGAMKESHAAGAVRIDDMEAHVFKALLCFIYTDSLPEMNKADEAAMSQHLLVAADRYNLERLKLICEHKLCKCIEASTLSTILALAEQHHCHGLKKACFNFLSSPENLTAVLASDGIEYLNRSCPSVIKELIAKLGQQLREETHKWMIFVVGTRFLRT; this is encoded by the exons ATGGCGTCCACTGCCGCCGGTGGCAAGCTAGAGCGGTCCGCCTCCGCCATCATTGCAGACGCCACCAGCGGACACCACATTCTAAAGATCGACGGCTACTCCCGCACAAAGGGGACCCCTACTGGAGAGTTTATCAAGTCCCACCCTTTCACTATGGGCGATCATTGCTGGTGCATCCAATATTATCCCAGTGGCAAGGACTCGGAGTCCGCAGATTATATATCactttttgtttttcttaatgAAAGTGTCACCAAGGCGGTGAAGGCGCAATTCAAGCTCCGCTTCGTCGACGAGGCGGAGGAGCAAACTCTGTCGTTGACATCAGAAGAGATACGCAACTTCGAGAGCTACAGAGGTTGGGGGCAACCAAGGTTCATCGAAAGGGAAGCTTTGGAGAGGTCCAAGCATCTCAAGGATGATTCTTTCATGGTCCGCTGCGACGTCATCATCATAAACGAGATCCGCACAGAGGAGATATCGATGGCTGAGGCCGCCACCATCCCGGCCTTCGTCTCCGTGCCCCCGTCCGACTTGCACCAAcacctcggcgacctcctccagACCGAGAAGGGCGCTGATGTGGTGTTCGAGGTCGGAGGCGAGACATTCGCGGCCCACCGGTGCGTGCTCGGGGCCCGGTCGCCAGTCTTCAGCGCGGAACTCTATGGTGCAATGAAGGAGAGTCACGCTGCAGGTGCCGTCCGCATAGACGACATGGAGGCGCATGTCTTCAAGGCGCTGCTCTGCTTCATCTACACCGACTCATTGCCAGAGATGAACAAAGCGGACGAAGCTGCCATGTCCCAGCATCTGCTTGTTGCTGCCGACAGGTACAACTTGGAGAGGCTAAAGCTGATTTGCGAACACAAACTATGCAAGTGCATAGAAGCGAGCACTCTGTCAACTATCTTGGCGTTAGCTGAGCAGCATCACTGCCACGGGCTGAAGAAGGCATGCTTCAACTTTCTCAGCTCTCCAGAAAACCTGACGGCTGTCCTTGCAAGCGACGGCATTGAGTACCTGAATAGAAGCTGCCCTTCTGTTATAAAGGAGTTGATCGCCAAGCTTG GGCAACAATTGAGAGAGGAGACACACAAATGGATGATTTTTGTAGTGGGCACTCGTTTTTTGCGGACATGA
- the LOC133923828 gene encoding BTB/POZ and MATH domain-containing protein 1-like isoform X1, with protein sequence MASTAAGGKLERSASAIIADATSGHHILKIDGYSRTKGTPTGEFIKSHPFTMGDHCWCIQYYPSGKDSESADYISLFVFLNESVTKAVKAQFKLRFVDEAEEQTLSLTSEEIRNFESYRGWGQPRFIEREALERSKHLKDDSFMVRCDVIIINEIRTEEISMAEAATIPAFVSVPPSDLHQHLGDLLQTEKGADVVFEVGGETFAAHRCVLGARSPVFSAELYGAMKESHAAGAVRIDDMEAHVFKALLCFIYTDSLPEMNKADEAAMSQHLLVAADRYNLERLKLICEHKLCKCIEASTLSTILALAEQHHCHGLKKACFNFLSSPENLTAVLASDGIEYLNRSCPSVIKELIAKLGYCQTGNNMCRCRLLSDFGEASAWVLGWLGLMYSIF encoded by the exons ATGGCGTCCACTGCCGCCGGTGGCAAGCTAGAGCGGTCCGCCTCCGCCATCATTGCAGACGCCACCAGCGGACACCACATTCTAAAGATCGACGGCTACTCCCGCACAAAGGGGACCCCTACTGGAGAGTTTATCAAGTCCCACCCTTTCACTATGGGCGATCATTGCTGGTGCATCCAATATTATCCCAGTGGCAAGGACTCGGAGTCCGCAGATTATATATCactttttgtttttcttaatgAAAGTGTCACCAAGGCGGTGAAGGCGCAATTCAAGCTCCGCTTCGTCGACGAGGCGGAGGAGCAAACTCTGTCGTTGACATCAGAAGAGATACGCAACTTCGAGAGCTACAGAGGTTGGGGGCAACCAAGGTTCATCGAAAGGGAAGCTTTGGAGAGGTCCAAGCATCTCAAGGATGATTCTTTCATGGTCCGCTGCGACGTCATCATCATAAACGAGATCCGCACAGAGGAGATATCGATGGCTGAGGCCGCCACCATCCCGGCCTTCGTCTCCGTGCCCCCGTCCGACTTGCACCAAcacctcggcgacctcctccagACCGAGAAGGGCGCTGATGTGGTGTTCGAGGTCGGAGGCGAGACATTCGCGGCCCACCGGTGCGTGCTCGGGGCCCGGTCGCCAGTCTTCAGCGCGGAACTCTATGGTGCAATGAAGGAGAGTCACGCTGCAGGTGCCGTCCGCATAGACGACATGGAGGCGCATGTCTTCAAGGCGCTGCTCTGCTTCATCTACACCGACTCATTGCCAGAGATGAACAAAGCGGACGAAGCTGCCATGTCCCAGCATCTGCTTGTTGCTGCCGACAGGTACAACTTGGAGAGGCTAAAGCTGATTTGCGAACACAAACTATGCAAGTGCATAGAAGCGAGCACTCTGTCAACTATCTTGGCGTTAGCTGAGCAGCATCACTGCCACGGGCTGAAGAAGGCATGCTTCAACTTTCTCAGCTCTCCAGAAAACCTGACGGCTGTCCTTGCAAGCGACGGCATTGAGTACCTGAATAGAAGCTGCCCTTCTGTTATAAAGGAGTTGATCGCCAAGCTTG GCTATTGCCAGACGGGCAACAATATGTGCCGGTGTAGATTATTGTCAGACTTCGGCGAGGCTTCAGCGTGGGTGTTGGGCTGGCTAGGCCTGATGTATAGTATATTTTAA